Proteins from one Flammeovirgaceae bacterium genomic window:
- a CDS encoding BamA/TamA family outer membrane protein — MRRIFPLVLLFLLLTGLEANAQFRRGRAQEAAPLTENQLNYANPVEYTIGGIEVTGLNVLDKSAMISLTGLKVGDKVKIPGEKIAGAIRKLWKHGLVGDASILVDKIEGDNVFLTIVLTERPRLIDFYFTGISRSRESALKEELTLIRGKIVNDAMIRNTELSVKKFFSKKGFLNTEVRAVQVADTLNRGGVKIRIDVNLNAKVRIHDVVFEGNKEIPSSKLKKKLKKTKEHARITLHRTLLGALLGVRPKPLAREADSVRQLSWRDIKGFVNDNIKLNVFATSKFIKDEFEEDKLKLISYYNSLGYRDAEIISDTIVKHSNNSIDVRIKVKEGRKYYFRNIEWTGNYIYSDAVLDRILDIKKGDVYNKELIDKKTNFNPKGPDISGLYMDDGYLFFRVTPVEVAVVGDSIDIEMRIFEGEQATIKNVWITGNERTSDHVIRRELSTVPGQKFRRSDIIRTQQQLSQMGFFNPQKIQQDIQPNPADGTVDIGWKLEEQSNDQIQLSGGWGGAFGFVGTVGLTFNNFSIRNVPNFKKWRPLPTGDGQRLSLSAQANGASYQSYSFSFTEPWLGGRKPNSFTVALNRSVSRLATSTFEISDKVSLKQSGVTIGLGRRLEWPDNYFSLTNSLSFLEYRYKGNYFQSTVLPSEGTTYSIKLETVLSRNSIDSPMYPTQGSTISLSAALTPPWSRLRDEGYLQDINRQFRWIEMHKWMFDSKFYLKLLGSSKPDGRSLVLETKAHFGFIGQYNKSLTPSPFERFLLGGDGLAGGFNSYVLGQDIIGLRGYENNLITPPFYAQRGANRQANKIEGGIVYDKFGVELRYPISLSQAATIYVLLFGEGGNNWDNYLDFNPFQIYKSAGIGAKIFMPAFGLIGVNWAYGFDTLPGATQKSGAQFHFTIGQQIR; from the coding sequence CGGGACTGAACGTCCTGGACAAAAGCGCCATGATCTCCCTTACCGGGCTGAAGGTAGGCGACAAGGTAAAAATCCCGGGGGAAAAGATTGCGGGAGCCATCCGCAAATTGTGGAAGCATGGCCTGGTGGGCGATGCCTCTATTTTGGTGGACAAAATCGAAGGCGACAACGTCTTTCTTACCATTGTGTTGACAGAGCGGCCCCGGCTTATTGATTTTTATTTTACCGGGATCAGCCGGTCGCGTGAATCCGCCCTCAAGGAAGAGCTTACCCTGATAAGGGGGAAAATCGTGAACGATGCCATGATCCGCAACACGGAGCTGTCCGTTAAGAAATTCTTTTCCAAGAAGGGCTTCCTCAACACCGAGGTGAGGGCCGTACAGGTGGCGGACACCCTCAACAGGGGCGGGGTGAAAATCAGGATTGACGTTAACCTCAATGCCAAAGTGCGGATACATGATGTGGTATTTGAAGGGAACAAGGAGATTCCTTCCTCTAAACTGAAGAAGAAGCTAAAGAAAACAAAGGAGCATGCGCGCATTACGCTGCACCGTACCCTCCTGGGGGCCTTGCTGGGCGTCAGGCCCAAACCGTTGGCCAGGGAGGCCGATTCGGTGAGGCAACTTTCCTGGAGGGACATCAAGGGCTTTGTCAACGACAACATTAAACTGAACGTGTTTGCCACTTCAAAGTTTATCAAAGATGAATTTGAGGAAGACAAACTAAAACTTATCAGCTATTACAATTCGTTGGGATATAGGGATGCCGAAATAATAAGCGACACCATTGTCAAACATTCCAACAATAGCATTGATGTCAGGATCAAAGTAAAGGAAGGCAGGAAATACTACTTTAGGAACATTGAGTGGACGGGCAACTACATCTACAGCGATGCCGTGCTGGACCGTATCCTCGATATCAAGAAAGGGGATGTGTACAACAAAGAACTTATTGACAAGAAGACCAATTTCAACCCGAAAGGGCCGGACATCAGCGGCCTTTATATGGATGACGGCTACCTTTTCTTCCGTGTGACGCCTGTTGAAGTGGCCGTGGTGGGCGACTCCATAGATATTGAAATGAGGATTTTTGAAGGAGAGCAGGCCACGATTAAGAATGTATGGATAACCGGGAATGAAAGGACCAGCGACCACGTTATCCGCAGGGAGTTGAGCACGGTGCCCGGCCAAAAGTTCAGAAGGTCCGACATCATTAGGACCCAACAGCAACTTTCACAAATGGGCTTCTTCAACCCCCAGAAGATACAGCAAGACATACAGCCCAATCCCGCGGACGGGACGGTGGACATAGGGTGGAAACTGGAAGAGCAGTCGAACGACCAGATACAGCTTTCCGGTGGATGGGGTGGCGCCTTTGGTTTTGTGGGAACGGTGGGCCTTACCTTCAATAATTTTTCCATCCGCAACGTCCCCAACTTCAAAAAGTGGAGGCCCCTGCCCACCGGGGACGGGCAGCGGCTGTCCCTGAGCGCACAGGCCAATGGCGCCTCTTATCAGAGTTATAGTTTTTCGTTTACCGAGCCCTGGCTGGGGGGAAGGAAGCCCAACTCGTTTACGGTAGCGCTCAACCGCTCCGTGTCCCGGTTGGCCACCTCTACCTTTGAGATCAGCGACAAAGTATCCTTAAAACAAAGTGGCGTCACCATAGGCCTTGGCAGGAGGTTGGAGTGGCCCGACAATTATTTTTCGCTCACCAATTCGCTTTCGTTCCTCGAGTACCGGTACAAAGGAAATTATTTTCAGTCCACGGTATTGCCCAGCGAAGGGACTACCTACAGCATAAAACTCGAAACGGTGCTTTCGCGGAACAGCATTGACAGCCCCATGTACCCCACGCAGGGGTCCACCATTTCTTTGAGCGCGGCACTTACGCCCCCGTGGTCACGCCTCAGGGACGAAGGCTATTTGCAGGACATCAACAGGCAATTCCGTTGGATTGAAATGCACAAATGGATGTTTGACTCCAAGTTTTACCTGAAGCTGCTGGGCAGTTCCAAACCGGACGGGCGCAGCCTGGTGTTGGAAACCAAGGCGCACTTTGGTTTTATCGGGCAGTACAACAAGTCGCTCACCCCGAGCCCTTTCGAGCGGTTCTTGTTGGGGGGTGACGGCCTGGCGGGCGGTTTCAACTCTTACGTGCTCGGCCAGGACATCATCGGCCTGAGGGGCTATGAAAACAACCTGATCACCCCGCCTTTTTATGCACAACGGGGGGCAAACCGGCAGGCCAATAAAATTGAAGGGGGGATAGTATACGATAAATTTGGCGTGGAACTGCGGTACCCCATATCGCTGAGCCAGGCGGCCACCATCTACGTGCTCCTGTTTGGGGAGGGGGGCAACAACTGGGACAATTATTTGGACTTTAATCCGTTTCAGATCTATAAATCGGCCGGTATTGGGGCCAAAATATTTATGCCAGCCTTTGGGCTTATCGGGGTAAACTGGGCCTACGGCTTTGATACTTTGCCAGGGGCCACCCAAAAGAGTGGCGCCCAGTTCCACTTTACCATTGGCCAGCAAATCAGATAG